Proteins from one Microcoleus sp. bin38.metabat.b11b12b14.051 genomic window:
- the hisA gene encoding 1-(5-phosphoribosyl)-5-[(5-phosphoribosylamino)methylideneamino]imidazole-4-carboxamide isomerase, translating into MNIIPAIDLLDGKCVRLYQGDYAKSQTFNDNPVEVARQWVNQGATMLHLVDLDGAKAGHPVNLAAIEAIVRAVDVPCQLGGGMRDRPSVASILNLGVQRAILGTVAVEQPQLVGELCTEFPDRILVGIDARNGKVATRGWLETSEVLATELAQKMAELGAAEIIYTDIHRDGTMEGPNLESLREIANSISIPVIASGGVSSIADLLSLLALEPIGVKSAIVGRAIYTGDILLKEAIQAVGQGRWQDVPPDLGSSAFA; encoded by the coding sequence ATGAATATCATTCCAGCGATCGACCTTTTGGACGGAAAATGCGTCAGACTGTATCAGGGAGACTACGCCAAGTCCCAAACTTTTAACGACAATCCCGTGGAAGTCGCCAGACAGTGGGTAAATCAAGGCGCCACAATGCTGCATTTAGTCGATCTCGATGGCGCCAAAGCCGGTCATCCCGTCAACCTCGCAGCCATTGAGGCGATCGTCCGCGCAGTAGACGTTCCCTGTCAGTTAGGAGGCGGTATGCGCGATCGCCCTTCTGTCGCGTCAATTCTCAATCTAGGCGTGCAGCGCGCCATTCTCGGCACTGTCGCCGTCGAACAACCGCAATTAGTCGGCGAATTGTGTACCGAATTTCCCGATCGCATTTTGGTCGGCATTGATGCCAGAAATGGTAAAGTTGCGACAAGAGGCTGGCTCGAAACCTCCGAAGTTTTAGCAACAGAATTGGCGCAAAAAATGGCAGAATTAGGGGCGGCGGAAATTATTTACACCGACATTCACCGCGACGGTACTATGGAAGGGCCGAATTTGGAATCTTTGCGCGAAATTGCTAACTCGATTTCGATTCCGGTGATTGCTTCGGGCGGCGTCAGTTCGATCGCAGATTTGTTGAGTTTGTTGGCTTTAGAACCAATTGGTGTCAAAAGTGCGATCGTCGGTAGAGCCATTTATACCGGCGATATCTTGCTAAAAGAAGCAATTCAAGCAGTTGGACAAGGGCGGTGGCAGGATGTACCGCCAGATTTGGGTTCTTCCGCTTTTGCTTAA